In Thermococcus sp., the genomic window CTGGATTTATATTAAAGGAGGACATTATCAAGGTTCAGCATCATATGAGGGGTACCGAACCCTGGAAAACAAGGAAGAGAGACTTCTATCTAATTGCACATGAACACCTATTCGTGTTTAGAAAATCTGGAGAGGAGGAGAAAACCGAGAAATTCCGGGAAAGTAGAGTGGTTTAACTCCTCCAAAGCTCAAAAAGGGAAATACTGTATTTCTTCGGCGCTGGCCTATTTCGAACTGCAGTCGTTATTATTTTGTCTATATCACCGTATTCACTCTGTGCGATCCATCGTATGAACTTCATAAGAAACTCTCGAGGAGGATCAAGTTTGCTTTTTTTACATCCTCTGCTACCATAATTCCAATCCTGCTCGGCCATTAATAATGAGCCATAAAAAACCGTCACATCAGAGGGATCGAGTTCCATTGAGAAAGTTATGTTCCGAACGTCATCTAGAACTCTATTTATATCTTCTCCATGGTTAATTCGTTCAAATGCCAAAAACACAGTCTTTGCATTCTCTTCATCACTTATCCGTTTAAGATAAAGGTCAAAGAACAACCGAACATGTGTTGGGGCAAATTCCTTTCTTCCCATAGGGTGGAGAACTACTTTAAAATCTCCAGGACATATCTTGTCCGTTCTAACAACGTAGACCTTGGTTCCGTTGGAGCCAGAATATAACAAGGCCCTTCCACCTTCTTTAATGACTCTACGGGTCTTTTGGGTCTCCTTTATTTCTGCAGGTTTTAAATTTTGGACTATCTCAAAAACATCATCTACCTTCACGAACTTCACCAAATATCAAAAGAAGGTAGAACTTTTTAAGTAGATCGCTCTGCAACAGTTAAATATTCAACAAGCGACTTAGAAGCCACCAAAGTCTTTGATCTACCGTTGTTTACGAGAAGCTTTGCTCTTTCACGACCCACTCGTAATTCCGCAGTAACATTTGTAACGAGCATCTCTGGAACTTCCCCCCTGCGGTCGGCTTTTGAGTTTATTGGCCTCTTTGCGTAGATCTTGAGTATCTCAAACCCTTCTATTCCCTCATACAGCTCACGAACCGGCTTTACATAGGAGTTGCTCAGGATAAAGTAAACCCCTTTCTTATGAAGCTCAAGGCAAACATCTCTAAGGCGCTCCTGGTCTTCTTTGCTAAAATCTTCCTTCGAATAACTAGTAAAACTGGCAGTTTCTGAAACTGGGTGATAGGGGGGATCAAAATAAACCAGATCTCCAGGCTTGGCAACTCTCAATATATAAGTGAAGTCTTCGTTGTAAATCTTGAGCTTTTTCAAAACTTCACTGGCCTTTCTTAATCGCTCTTCATCCACTATCTTGGGGTTTTTGTATCTTCCAAACGGGACATTGAATTCTCCCTTTCTATTCTCACGGTATAACCCATTGAAGGCAGTTTTATTCAAGTATAAAAGCAAGCTCGCGAGTCTGATATTCGGAATCTTAAATCCGTTTCTGACTATCTCATTGAACTCAGAACGGGCCTTGTAAAAGTATTCTTTCTCATTTTTGTGCCTCTTTGCGTCTTCAATTAGTTCATCGACATAGTCTCTAACGACAATATAGAAGTTTATGAGCTTGGGATTTATGTCATTTATAGTCCCCCTCTTAGGTTCCATCCAGAAGGTAACTGCACCACCGCCAAAAAATGGCTCATGGAACGTTCTATTTTTAAAGTCCTCTGGCATTAATGCAACAATTTCAGGAAGTATCTGCCTCTTTCCGCCAGCCCACTTAAGGATAGGTTCTGCCATCGATTACATCCTCCTATGCTGTTACGTTATTTAGATCATGCCCTAATAAGGCATTCGATAATACTACGTGCAACATAAATATAAAATTTTTGGTGCAACATAATATTCACGATTTATACTCAAGACCCAATCTCTTTCTAATATAGTTAGATATGTCCAATCCTTCCTTCTGCGCCTGTTTGAAAATTTTCTCGTATTCCTCCTCAGTAACGCGGATTGATAACCATTTATTCCGCTTGTTTTTGGCAGCTAACGTCCTAGCTTCAATTTCCCATATTTCCTTAAGGGCCCTAGCTTTTTTCTTGAGTAGTTTAGTACTATTTAACCCTGAAAATTCCCTAGCAAGAATTTTCTTGAAATCAGAAACTACTTGGGGGTCTCCTTTAGAATACTTAACAAACTCATTCACGGCCAGTTCAACGGCAGTAGTTTCATTTGGAACATTTTCAGATTTCAGTATAACTTCAAAAGCCCTAGTTCCAGCAACGGGAATTTTTAGCTTACGGGTAGCTGGAGTCTTTAACGCTATGAGCTGTTCTATAATCCTTTCAAACATGAGTACCCCCAATATAACGTGCAACACAAAAGGATTTAAATGTTAACCCCTTGAAAAATTTAAGAATTCCAAAAACAGAATATAATCTTGGGATATCCATGCCAGAAACTGTAGAGAGGATATTAAAAACCGGGGACATTGTCAGAATCACTATTCTAGAAAAGGAGAGTAATAAGATCAAGAGCTTTAAAATAGCAATTCATGACAAAGAAAAGGACAAACCAAAGACAGAATTTGAAGTCCCAAGCAAATGGTATTTACCTCTAAAAACATACAACAAAGAGATGCTAATAGAATTTAAACCAATCAAACCATCCCCACATGGATGGATAGAAATTGAATTGAGAAAAGGAAGGGGGAAAGGCAAATACAAAGAATCTGATTTTAGAGTAACCCTACTCCGACCTGAAAAATATACTCCGTCACATGCCAGATTACTTTTCGATTTTTATACAAGACTTAAGCATGACAAAAAGATTGGAGAAGAAATATTCAAGCTAATCGAAGGTATTTACACTGGGACTCCTGCAGAAGATATTATCACGAAAAATCAAATCGCTATTGAAAGGATAAACAAAACCCCCGGTATGGATATTAGAGCATTTCTTAAACTCCTTGAGCTGATATTTATACAGGAGGATCTAAACTATCCCCCAGATAAAAAGAACTCAACAGGAAAATATTATGAAGGACGCGACAAGACGTTTAGTTTATTCAGGAAGGTTAAAAATGGAAAGAAACCCATTGAAGCTCTTATGGAGGCAGATCTCAGCATAAAATTAGACCCCAACAAATTCTCAATCAACATAAACAACCTCATTGAGGTCCTTGTTAATGTTTATAATAATGAAAATAATGTGATAGAAGCACTTGAAGAACTCGGGATCAAGATAGGAAGCTAAAACCATAATCTCAACTTCATCACCAACAAAAAGCGCTGGAGCGGCCACCTGATGGGTAAAGCGATGAGAGAGTTGCCAGAGGAAGACTACAAGCTGATTGAAGGGCTGCTTTGACTTTTCATTTTGAATAACAATCTCGAATTTTTTGATGGTTGTTATCCAAATTTGCTTGTGTAAAGCTTGGCCAAAATGTTCCGACGCTAAAATTTGCCATGAGGGAGTTTGTACGTGCCTCTCGCTGGGAGTTAGTTGAGAGGGCTTTCTTGGGTTGATGGCCGATATTTAGGGGTTCATCCCTTCCGCGCCCTTCGGGCGCTATTGAAGTGAACCCCTGTCAAAAACGGGTTTGAGAGCGAAAGCCACTGAGAGTAAGACTACAAGAAGCACGTACGAACTTTGATGAAACTTTACGCAGGCCAAGTTTGGGGGTGTGGGGGCGTTAGCCCCCCGGAGGACTAAGGAATAAGGAAGGTGGGGAAACGTAGTTTCCCAGGTTTTTAGAGAAAAAGCGGGGTTGTGGGGTGGAACCCCACTCCAGGGGTTTGAGAGTACAGAGAGATAAGGGGGCGGAGCCCCCTTGTCTTTCGTTTCTGGGGCCAGGGCCGGGATTTGAACCCGGGCTAGGGGATCCACAGTCCCCTGTGCTAACCAGGCTACACCACCCTGGCCATTTCCAGCTAAACCTTTTGGGTTAGCTTTATAAAGTTTTCGACAGAAGGGCGTGAAAGAGGGAGCTGAGACCTTTTACATACCATAACTGAGGTCTGAAGCGAGATTTAGGCGCTCAGGAGGATATGGGAGGTTTAGAGATGAAGGCAAAGCGCGAAGCGCTCACCAGCCTCTTCACGGCGATGAAGGAAGGGAAGGTTGACGCCGATATACTGGACCTCCTTCTTCTCATAAACTCCATTGATGGCATCTATACGACCTCTTCCTGCTCCGGCAGGATTGGCATCATCGAGGAGCCCGCTCTCGGAGCGAAGCCCCTCTCAAGGTGGCTCATAAAAGTCCACCGCCCGATAGAGTTTGAGGAGGCAAAGATGGCCCTAAAAAACGCCAGAGACGGCCTCATATTCCTCAAGAGCCAGCCGCCGATATTCCACGTCGTGGCAGAGGACCTGGAGCGGGCTAGGAGGCTCCACGAGCTCGGTCTCGCGAGCGGCTTCAAGTACACCACCTTCAAGGTAATCTCAAAAAGATACCTCGTCGAGATAAACGCCACCGAGTACCTCACCGCCCCCCTCGGGAGGGAGGGCAACGTCCTCGTCAGCGACGAGTACCTGCGCTTTGCCCTGGAAGTCGGCAATGACATGCTCAGGCGCTCGAAAGGGAGGCTTCCGCGCCTTGAGGAGAACTTCAAAAAACTGAGAGAAGAGCTTGGCGAAGATGAACTGTTCTACGAGCTCGCCGAGGAATTCAGGATGGGGGAAAACTGGAGGCTTCCCTAATCAGCGCATCTCGTTCCACTCAGGGTTTCCGTATTTCTCCTCTATCAGCTTCTCCGCCAGCCCGAGCTCGTAGTCAGTCAGTTCCCCTTCCTCCATGGGGAACGCGTTGAAGAAGCTGTTTTTGAGAAGCTCGTAGGCCTCCCAGCGGCCGAGCTTTATTCCCTCGCGCTCCAGCGTTGTAACGCGCTCCCATATCGAGGACACGCCCTTGTCCGCCAGCTTTGCCTTGGAGACCCTCAGAACCTTCCCCAGTATCTCAACGCGGGTGGAGTACATGAAGGTGCCGTGCTGGAGGATTACCCCCTTCCTCCTCGTCTGGGCGGAGCCGCTTATCTTCTTCCCGTTGGCCACGATGTCGTTGAGGCCGGAAAAGCCCGCATCAAGGCCGAGCTCCTTCAGGGCATCGACGAGGGGCCCTGCGAGGTAGCGGTAGCTCGTCTCGACGTTCCTGAGCATCGGGTGGTAGTCCTCCCCGACGACCACAGAGTATGTTATCTCTCCGAACTCGTCGTGGAACACCGAGCCACCGCCGGTTATTCTCCTCACGACAGGAACCCCAAGCCTCTTAGCTTCCCCAAGGTTGACGTCGTGGACGACGCTCTGGAAGCGGCCTATTGTCACCGAGCTCGGACTGAAGGCGTAGAGCCTGACCGTGTCGGGAGCTTTTCCCTCTATTCTGGCGCGCATTATCGCCTCGTCTATGGCCATCTGAACCTCGGGTCGGGCGACTATGAGCGGAATAAACCTCATGACATCACCAAAGTTAAAAGGTCGTGAGCGTTTTTAAGCCCAGCGATGATGAGGCCCAAGCCCTTCCGAGGCGACGATGAGGAGAGCGGTCACCACTGAGCGGACTTTGCTAGCGCAAGTTTGATCAAAAGTCTCTTTCTCTTTTCAACCGACCCGAAAACTGGAGCGTGCACTTTTCACTTTTTTATTCTGGCATCAGAAGGACGCCTTGAGGAGAGCAAACACCAAGGGACAACAAACGGTGAGTAACTCACGAAAATTTGGAATCCTAGAGGAGCACGCACCCTTTCCACCATCCGTAAGGACGCTTGAACGACAGTGAAAGCGGCGCTGAAGCTTTTAAAAAAAGCTCCACCAAAAGTCTGTAGCTCTTTGCAGCAGATTTTCATCAAGAATCTGTTATGCAGGTTCTTGGGGGTGTGGGGGCGGTAGCCCCCCAGCAACCTTTGCTTGCGCAAAGCTTGACCAAATGATTCTGACTTTATTCAATCGCCTTGGAGCAGTTCGTACGTGCTTTGTAATGGGAAGGCTTGTAGTTGGCTTTCTTGGGTAGAGTAGCCGATATCTGCTGGGTTTATCTCCTTCGCGCCCTTCGGGCGCTATGGAAAGTAAACCACATCCAAAAAAGTCAGTTTGAGTGTGAAAGCCACTGGAGATAAAGCACTTGAAAAGCACGTACAAACTTTGATGAAACTTTGCGCAGGCAAAGTTTCTTTCCGTGGGGCGAAGCCCCACTACGGGGGTTTGAGAGTACAGAGAGATAAGGGGGCGGAGCCCCCTTGTCTTTCGTTGGGTCAGGGGCCGATTAGCTCATCATCGGAGCCCTCGGACACCTACCCTCACATCATCCCAGACCGAGGTGTTCCCTTATGATCAGCGGGATCAGGCCGATCTTGGGAAAGACCACCAGGGCCTTATCCTCGACGGCGTAGGCAGGCACGCAGGGCACCATGCCGTAGGGCGTTGGGAAGTCGGGGTCAGGAGCCCAGTTGTTATCTCCCCAAGTCACGAAGCACTTCTCGACCTTCCCACCCAGTTCGACCGTCTCTATCTCCCTGACGCGGTGGATTATTGGGTATTCGTAACCGGGCCGTTTGTAGACTATAACGTCACCGACGTGGACGTCGTCTATGTTCTCCTCGTTTATCCCCTTGAGCAGGACGACGTCGCCCCGATAAAACACGGGCTCCATGGACTCGCTGACAACTATCACGAGGGGCGAGTCCGTATGAAGGGCCACCTTAAGGCCCACCTGGAGGGCGAAAACGGCCAGCAGGGCTATCAGTATCCACGCTAAATCCTTCTTCCATGAGTCCTCCATTTCAGCGCCTCCATGATGGTGCTTATTCTCGCAGGTATGGCACCTATCGCGGTGCAGGTTTCAAGGCTCACTCTCTTTCCAGTGATGTCCATATGGTAGCGGGCGGTCTTAAATATTTCCTTCGGGAGCCCGTGCCTGCCAAGGCCGACCAGGAGGAGGAAACTCTCGCCCCTCAAAGCCCTCTCCGCAAGCTCGATGGGGGTTATCTCCTTCTCTTCGCTCGGCTTTCTCGTTGTGGCAACGGGGACACCGAACTGCGGCGGAAAGCCCCTCCTGGGAAACTCTAGGAGGTGAAAGCGGCTTCTCTCGGCCAGCTCAAGGAGGTACCTGCCGCCCTCGCCTATCGTGGTGTGAGAGCTTATCTCCCGGGCAACGTCGAGAGGCTTTCCTTCAAAGGGAAAGCCAACCAGTGCTAGATGGAAGCCGTAGGCATAGGCTATCGGGCCAGCCCTGGCTATCGCCCTGAGGTGGGCCTCATGGAGCTTCTTAGGGTCGTACGTGTTGTAAAGGGCCAGAGTCAGCATCTTTCCTCACTTAGAGTGGCCAACAAAGGTTTATAAGGATTTAGAACAAACTAAAAAGTTAGGATGACGACGCGAGAGGAGATAGAACTGTTAGTTGAGAGAAGGTACTACGAGGAGGCCCTGTCCAAGGTTCACAAGCTGAAGGACCCCCTCGACCAGATAGAGGTTCTCACGGACATAGCCGTTGCCATATACCAGCACGGGGGACCTCAGGAATGGATTCCCAGCATAATAGAGGACGCCATATACATAGCCAAGAAGCTCAAGGATCCGGCCAACAAGGCGGTGGCGTACTCAACGATAGCTTCCTCCCTCGCGATAATGGAGTATGAAGAGGACGCCATGGACTTCTTCAACAGGGCCCTGGATGTGACGGACAGTATAAAGAGCCCCATCGAGAAGGGGGTCGTTCTCTCGGAGCTTGCATACCACCTGGCCCTCGCGGGTTATCCCGAAAACGCCCTTGAGCTTTTCAACATAGCCTTCGACACGATAATCGGGGCCGAGGTAGGCTACAACCTCAAGGTCGACGGCATAATAAGGATAGGCGAGCTTCTTGAGAAGGCCGGGGACGCACTGCCCTCGGGTAAGGCCCTCGACTTCTACAGGATGGCCTTCGACATATTTGACAAGCTCCACGTCAACCAGCGCGCGGCCATCGTCGAGAAGAAAATAGAGCTGGCCCAGACGGTCTACGATGTCGGTCTTCCATCGATAAGGCGGGCGCTCCTTGAGGGAAGGAACCACTACGCCCTAGCGCTCATTGAGAAGAAGTACGCCGGGGTCGTGAGGCTCATAGGGGAGCTCGAAGTGGCGCTCTGGATGAAGAGGGTGAACAACATAGAGTACCTGGAGGTCGTTGACAGGGCCTTCGAGCACTGCGAGAACCCGCACTTCACTGAGGCCAACGTGCAGAAGATAGCCCGGATCCTGACCGAGCTCGGAAGCCTGAGGAGGGCGCTTGAGTTCGCAAGGGCTATAAAGGACGTTCGCAAGAAGAGCGACGCCCTCCGCGCCATCGCACTTGAGCTGGCCAAGAGAAAGGAGTTTGAGGAGGCCCGGGAAATCGTCGAGAGCATCCCAGACCCCAGAATAAAGACCGAGGCGATGACGGAGATAGTCGCCATAGAGGAGAGCCAGTGAGGGGCCATGATATTCGACGCCCATTCAGACCTCCCGACGTTCATCTACGATGAGAGGGGTAGTGGAAAGACTCACGTTCTGGAGGACAACTTCGAGCGCTTTTTTGCCCCTGGGATAGGGGCGCGCGTCATGGCCATCTGGACCCGTCCCGACAGAAGGAGCAACGCAACCGTTTACGGCCTGGAGGTCCTCAACGCCCTCAGAAGGGACATCGAGGAGAGCGAACGCTTCGAACTGGTGACGACGGTGGAGGGAATGAAAAAGGCCATTGAAGAGGGGAGAGTCGCCCTGTGGCTCGGCCTTGAGGGGGGTGAACCGATAGGGGAGAGCATCCACCTCCTTGAGGTCTTCCACCGCCTCGGACTGAGGGTTCTGACCCTCACCTGGAGTCTGCGCAACGCGATAGGTGACGGCGTCTTTGAGAGAACCGGCGGCGGCCTGAGCAACTTCGGCAGGGAGGTAGTCGGGAAGGCCGAGGAGCTCGGGATACTGGTTGACCTGAGCCACATCAACGAGGCCGGCTTCTGGGATGTCCTTGATGTCACCGCGTTTCCTGTTATAGCGTCGCACTCCAACGCCAGGGAACTGTGCGATCACAGGAGAAACCTGACCGACGAACAGATAAAGGCCATAGCGGAGCGCGATGGTGTCATCGGGGCGGTGGCGATTCCGAGCTTCATCCACAGGGAGCACGCGACGCTGGAAAGGTACGTGGAGCACATAGCGTATATGGTTGATTTAGCCGGTTACAAGCACGTCGGCCTCGGCTTTGATTTCGTGTACTACCTCCCAGGCTGGAGCGGGAAGAGCGTCGATGGCTTCGAGGACGAGTCGAGAATACCCCACCTCCTTGAAAAGCTGGGGGAGAACTTCAGCGAAAAAGAGGTCGAGGCGATAACATTCAAGAACTTCGAGCGCGTTTTTGAGAGGGTGGTGGGTTAGGTTTTTATTCCCCGCCCCCCAGCACGGCACGGTGGGAGTTATGGAGGAACTCTATTTTCTGACCGCGAGGGAGGCAAGGAGGTTACTCCTCACGAAGGGGGGAGCGAGGGTCAACCTCGACCTGCGGAAAACCAGCCGGTCGTGGCTCGTGACAGTTGAGGGGGAGGAGTTCATATTTCCGGACGGCACGAGGGTTGGGCTGGAGGTAATGGAGAGGATCGCGAGGGATGAGGGGAGCGTTTACTTTATCAGAAACGGCGTTTACAAGGCCGCCATAGCCGGAGAGCACTTCTACAAGCTCGTTCCAACGATCCCACCCACGATAGAGATAAATGGAATAAGGATGCACCGCACGAAGGACGTGAACCCCCTCCAGGACACGAGGAACAAGGTGAACGCGGTTAAACCGAGGGAGGGGGAGACGGTTCTGGATACCTGCATGGGGCTGGGATACACGGCCATAGAGTCAGCCAGGAGAGGGGCGTACGTCATAACCGTCGAGAAAGACCCGCACGTGCTTGAGCTCGCCAGGATAAATCCCTGGAGCAGGGAACTCTTCACGGGCGGCAGGATTCAGGTGATACAGGGCGATGCCTTCGAGGTCGTAAAGAGGTTCAACGATGAGAGCTTCGACGTCGTGATCCACGACCCGCCGCGCTTTTCTCTCGCGGGTCACCTCTACTCCGAGGAGTTCTACCGCGAGCTGTACCGCGTCCTGAAGCCAGGCGGGAGGCTCTTCCACTACGTCGGCAACCCCGGGAAAAAGTACCGGAGGAAAGACCTCCAGAGAGGCGTCATGGAAAGACTGAGGAAGGCCGGCTTCGTCGGGGTCAGGCGCGTCGAGGAAGCGCTCGGTGTTGTGGCGAGGAAACCGGAAAGAAAGGGGAGAGACTAATTATCCTCCTTTCCCTCTCCCTTCAGAATCTTCTCCACCTCGAAGCCTTCCTCGTACCTCTTCAGCTTCCTCTCGAAGAACTCGATGAAGAGCCTGTAGCGCTTTGAGCGGTGCTTTGGGCTTCCGCGGATGCTGTGGCCGTGGGCGCCGCGCTTGAACACCGCTATGTACGCCTCCTTGCCCATGTCCCTGAGCACGTTGTAGAACATCAGGCTCTGGTCGAGCGGGCAGCGGTAGTCCTCAAGCGAGTGGATCAGCAGGATCGGGGCTTTAACCCTATCTGCGTAGAACAGCGGGCTTAGCTTCCGGTAGTTCTCGTTCTCCAGCGGGTTCGGGCCTATCACTTCCACGTCGTACCAGAGACCGATGTCGGAGAAAGCGTAGCTGGTGAGCCAGTAGCTTATGCCGTTCTCGCTGATGCCGGCCTTGAAGAGGTCGCTCTGCGTTAAGGCCCAGTTGGTCATGAAGCCACCGTAGCTTATGCCGGTTATGCCAACGCGCTCCTTATCCGCTTGCGGTTCGAGCCTGAAGAACTCCTCGATGCCGTTCATGATGTCCTGGAAGTCTTCCAAACCTGTCCGCTCAAGGACCCTCAGGGCAAAATCCTCGTCATAGCCGTTGCTCCCCCTCGGATTGACGAAGACGACGTAGTAGCCTTTGCTCGCCATTAACTGCATCTCGTAGACGAAGCGGTGGCCGTACATCCCCTTCGGCCCGCCGTGGACGAAGACTATCACCGGAGCCTTCTCGCCTTCCTTGAGTTCCGGCTTTAAGTACCAGCCGTCTATCTCCAGGTCAATGCTCCTGAACCTGAAGTGCCTCGGCTCGAAGGTCTTCAGCCTTTCGAATATCGGGCCGTTGTAGTCGGTGAGCTGCCTCAGCTCGCCGTCGTAGAGGTAGAGCTCCGCTATTCTCGTGGCGGTGGCTATGAGGAGGACGGCCCTGCCGCTGTCCACGTCAAAGCCGTACACCCAGTGGTCGCCGGCAACGACCCTCTCTGTCTCTCCGTCCCAGAGCCAGAGGTTCACCCTGCCTGCATCAGGAGTTAGGAAGTAGACCTTCCCATTGTCGAGCTTGGCCGAGTAGACGTCCAGCGGTCCCTCGTAGACCGCCTTAAGCTCCCCGTCCCAGAGGTAGAGCCACTCGTGCTCGCTGAGGTACTTCTTCTCCCTCTTCCCGTGGAGGAGAAGGCTTTTTCCGTCGGAATCGACGGCCACAAA contains:
- a CDS encoding methyltransferase domain-containing protein, which translates into the protein MEELYFLTAREARRLLLTKGGARVNLDLRKTSRSWLVTVEGEEFIFPDGTRVGLEVMERIARDEGSVYFIRNGVYKAAIAGEHFYKLVPTIPPTIEINGIRMHRTKDVNPLQDTRNKVNAVKPREGETVLDTCMGLGYTAIESARRGAYVITVEKDPHVLELARINPWSRELFTGGRIQVIQGDAFEVVKRFNDESFDVVIHDPPRFSLAGHLYSEEFYRELYRVLKPGGRLFHYVGNPGKKYRRKDLQRGVMERLRKAGFVGVRRVEEALGVVARKPERKGRD
- a CDS encoding DUF531 domain-containing protein; protein product: MLTLALYNTYDPKKLHEAHLRAIARAGPIAYAYGFHLALVGFPFEGKPLDVAREISSHTTIGEGGRYLLELAERSRFHLLEFPRRGFPPQFGVPVATTRKPSEEKEITPIELAERALRGESFLLLVGLGRHGLPKEIFKTARYHMDITGKRVSLETCTAIGAIPARISTIMEALKWRTHGRRI
- a CDS encoding DNA adenine methylase produces the protein MAEPILKWAGGKRQILPEIVALMPEDFKNRTFHEPFFGGGAVTFWMEPKRGTINDINPKLINFYIVVRDYVDELIEDAKRHKNEKEYFYKARSEFNEIVRNGFKIPNIRLASLLLYLNKTAFNGLYRENRKGEFNVPFGRYKNPKIVDEERLRKASEVLKKLKIYNEDFTYILRVAKPGDLVYFDPPYHPVSETASFTSYSKEDFSKEDQERLRDVCLELHKKGVYFILSNSYVKPVRELYEGIEGFEILKIYAKRPINSKADRRGEVPEMLVTNVTAELRVGRERAKLLVNNGRSKTLVASKSLVEYLTVAERST
- a CDS encoding biotin/lipoate A/B protein ligase family protein, encoding MRFIPLIVARPEVQMAIDEAIMRARIEGKAPDTVRLYAFSPSSVTIGRFQSVVHDVNLGEAKRLGVPVVRRITGGGSVFHDEFGEITYSVVVGEDYHPMLRNVETSYRYLAGPLVDALKELGLDAGFSGLNDIVANGKKISGSAQTRRKGVILQHGTFMYSTRVEILGKVLRVSKAKLADKGVSSIWERVTTLEREGIKLGRWEAYELLKNSFFNAFPMEEGELTDYELGLAEKLIEEKYGNPEWNEMR
- a CDS encoding signal peptidase I, which encodes MEDSWKKDLAWILIALLAVFALQVGLKVALHTDSPLVIVVSESMEPVFYRGDVVLLKGINEENIDDVHVGDVIVYKRPGYEYPIIHRVREIETVELGGKVEKCFVTWGDNNWAPDPDFPTPYGMVPCVPAYAVEDKALVVFPKIGLIPLIIREHLGLG
- a CDS encoding plasmid mobilization protein — protein: MFERIIEQLIALKTPATRKLKIPVAGTRAFEVILKSENVPNETTAVELAVNEFVKYSKGDPQVVSDFKKILAREFSGLNSTKLLKKKARALKEIWEIEARTLAAKNKRNKWLSIRVTEEEYEKIFKQAQKEGLDISNYIRKRLGLEYKS
- a CDS encoding S9 family peptidase; translation: MSGIEWDEKTFSKFAYLGDPGIRESLVAYTLTKASLKENKYESTVVVEDLETGARRFIENASMPRLSPDGKKLAFTRFNEEKKESEIWVADVQTLSSKRVLSAKNVRSIQWNDDSRRLLVVGFKRRDDEDFVFDDDVPVWFDSMGFFDGEKTTFWVLDTESEEVIERFEKPRFSSGIWHGNSIVVNVPHREGSKPALFKFWDIYLWNDGEEEKLFERVSFVAVDSDGKSLLLHGKREKKYLSEHEWLYLWDGELKAVYEGPLDVYSAKLDNGKVYFLTPDAGRVNLWLWDGETERVVAGDHWVYGFDVDSGRAVLLIATATRIAELYLYDGELRQLTDYNGPIFERLKTFEPRHFRFRSIDLEIDGWYLKPELKEGEKAPVIVFVHGGPKGMYGHRFVYEMQLMASKGYYVVFVNPRGSNGYDEDFALRVLERTGLEDFQDIMNGIEEFFRLEPQADKERVGITGISYGGFMTNWALTQSDLFKAGISENGISYWLTSYAFSDIGLWYDVEVIGPNPLENENYRKLSPLFYADRVKAPILLIHSLEDYRCPLDQSLMFYNVLRDMGKEAYIAVFKRGAHGHSIRGSPKHRSKRYRLFIEFFERKLKRYEEGFEVEKILKGEGKEDN
- a CDS encoding dipeptidase, which gives rise to MIFDAHSDLPTFIYDERGSGKTHVLEDNFERFFAPGIGARVMAIWTRPDRRSNATVYGLEVLNALRRDIEESERFELVTTVEGMKKAIEEGRVALWLGLEGGEPIGESIHLLEVFHRLGLRVLTLTWSLRNAIGDGVFERTGGGLSNFGREVVGKAEELGILVDLSHINEAGFWDVLDVTAFPVIASHSNARELCDHRRNLTDEQIKAIAERDGVIGAVAIPSFIHREHATLERYVEHIAYMVDLAGYKHVGLGFDFVYYLPGWSGKSVDGFEDESRIPHLLEKLGENFSEKEVEAITFKNFERVFERVVG